Proteins encoded within one genomic window of Streptomyces sp. NBC_01237:
- a CDS encoding zf-HC2 domain-containing protein, with protein MAADPGDDPHVRQLLGAYVLDALAEDEACRVSGHLQLCDGCAAVYVEVAETSALLALLSEEDLLD; from the coding sequence ATGGCCGCCGACCCCGGCGATGACCCGCATGTGCGGCAGCTGCTCGGTGCGTACGTCCTGGACGCGCTGGCGGAGGACGAGGCGTGCCGGGTCTCCGGCCACCTCCAGCTCTGCGACGGGTGCGCCGCGGTCTATGTGGAGGTGGCGGAGACCTCGGCCCTGCTCGCGCTGCTCAGCGAGGAGGACCTGCTGGACTGA
- a CDS encoding sensor histidine kinase codes for MTGAGIAVLAVLAVLLSGTGFLLGRRTARRVRPSDVGTPVEHATFETLHTASLAAPPLRAGLTEESARKSARGLRSLLGTDALCLTDRDRVLVWDGDGHHHGKDVMDQVQGLLDSGRDTAFPSDCGDIDCPLRWAVAVPLTVDHRVLGTLVAYAPRESAVLARAAGEVARWVCVQLELAELDRSRTQLIEAEIKALRAQISPHFIFNSLAAIASFVRTDPEQARELLLEFADFTRYSFRRHGDFTTLADELHSIDQYLALVRARFGERLAVTLQVAPEVLPVSLPFLCLQPLVENAVKHGLEGAVTTSRITISALDAGSEAEVVIEDDGIGMDPQRLRQILRGEGGTSTGIGLLNVDERLRQVYGDEYGLVIETGVGAGMKITLRLPKYRAGVHGS; via the coding sequence ATGACCGGGGCGGGGATCGCCGTACTGGCCGTACTGGCGGTGCTGCTGTCCGGTACGGGCTTCCTGCTCGGGCGCCGCACCGCGCGCCGCGTACGCCCCAGCGATGTCGGCACGCCGGTCGAGCACGCCACGTTCGAGACCCTGCACACCGCGTCCCTCGCGGCGCCACCGCTGCGTGCCGGGCTCACCGAGGAGAGCGCCCGCAAGTCGGCGCGCGGACTGCGCTCGCTGCTCGGCACGGACGCGCTCTGCCTCACCGACCGCGACCGGGTCCTGGTCTGGGACGGTGACGGGCACCATCACGGCAAGGACGTGATGGACCAGGTCCAGGGCCTGCTCGACAGTGGCCGTGACACCGCGTTCCCCAGTGACTGCGGTGACATCGACTGCCCGCTGCGCTGGGCCGTCGCCGTCCCGCTGACCGTCGACCACCGGGTCCTGGGCACGCTGGTCGCCTACGCGCCGCGGGAGTCCGCGGTGCTGGCCAGGGCCGCCGGCGAGGTGGCGCGCTGGGTCTGCGTACAGCTGGAACTCGCCGAGCTCGACCGCTCCCGCACCCAGCTCATCGAGGCCGAGATCAAGGCCCTGCGTGCCCAGATCTCCCCGCACTTCATCTTCAACTCACTCGCCGCGATCGCCTCGTTCGTCCGGACCGATCCCGAGCAGGCGCGCGAACTGCTGCTGGAGTTCGCCGACTTCACCCGCTACTCGTTCCGGCGCCACGGAGATTTCACCACCCTGGCCGACGAACTGCACTCGATCGACCAGTATCTGGCGCTGGTCCGGGCCCGGTTCGGTGAACGCCTCGCGGTCACCCTCCAGGTCGCCCCCGAAGTCCTGCCGGTCTCGCTGCCGTTCCTCTGCCTCCAGCCCCTCGTCGAGAACGCCGTCAAACACGGTCTCGAAGGCGCCGTCACCACCAGCCGCATCACCATCAGCGCCCTGGACGCCGGGTCCGAGGCCGAGGTCGTCATCGAGGACGACGGCATCGGGATGGACCCGCAGCGGCTGCGGCAGATCCTGCGCGGCGAGGGCGGCACGTCCACCGGCATCGGACTGCTCAACGTCGACGAGCGGCTGCGCCAGGTGTACGGGGACGAGTACGGGCTCGTCATCGAGACCGGGGTGGGGGCGGGGATGAAGATAACGCTGCGACTGCCGAAGTACCGCGCCGGGGTGCACGGTTCATGA
- a CDS encoding sodium/solute symporter has protein sequence MSEPDHLASWVAVALVVLATVLVGGFGLRISRTTSDFYVASRTVRPRLNAAAISGEYLSAASFLGVAGLVLVHGPDMLWYPVGYTAGYLVLLVFVAAPLRRSGAYTLPDFAEGRLESRRVRRLVSVFVVGAGWLYLVPQLQGAGLTLKILTGAPGWLGDVLVASVVVIAVAAGGMRSITFVQVFQYWLKLTALLVPAIFLVLAWRGDGQPRVSFDGELSVFRADHPLYATYGLIVATFLGTMGLPHVVVRFYTSPNGRDARRTTVAVLALVGAFYLLPPVYGALGRLYAPELRHGPDADAAVLLLPTRVIGGLGGDLLGALVAGGAFAAFLSTASGLTMAVAGVITQDVLPSRGVRHFRLATVLAIAVPLGASLMVSRVPVADSVGMAFAVSASSFCPLLVLGIWWRRLTPPGAMAGLLLGGGSALVAVTITVSGAVRPPGWPHALLAWPAVWSVPVGFLAMVLVSLATPGRIPPGTNAAMTRFHLPEALSSGRER, from the coding sequence GTGAGCGAACCCGACCACCTGGCGTCGTGGGTGGCGGTCGCCCTCGTCGTCCTGGCCACCGTCCTCGTCGGCGGATTCGGTCTGCGCATCTCCCGTACGACCTCCGACTTCTACGTCGCGTCACGCACCGTACGGCCCCGCCTCAACGCCGCCGCGATCAGTGGCGAGTACCTCTCCGCGGCCTCCTTCCTGGGTGTCGCGGGCCTGGTTCTCGTACACGGACCCGACATGCTCTGGTACCCGGTCGGATACACCGCGGGATATCTCGTGCTCCTCGTGTTCGTCGCCGCGCCCCTGCGCCGCTCCGGGGCGTACACCCTGCCCGACTTCGCCGAAGGGCGGCTCGAATCGCGGCGGGTGCGCCGGCTGGTCAGTGTCTTCGTGGTCGGCGCGGGCTGGCTGTACCTCGTGCCGCAGCTCCAGGGCGCCGGACTCACCCTGAAGATCCTCACCGGCGCACCCGGCTGGCTCGGCGATGTGCTCGTCGCCTCCGTCGTGGTCATCGCGGTCGCGGCGGGCGGGATGCGCTCCATCACCTTCGTCCAGGTGTTCCAGTACTGGCTGAAACTGACCGCCCTCCTCGTCCCCGCGATCTTCCTCGTGCTGGCCTGGCGCGGCGACGGGCAGCCCCGCGTCAGCTTCGACGGCGAGCTCTCCGTCTTCCGCGCCGACCACCCGCTCTACGCCACCTACGGGCTGATCGTGGCGACCTTCCTCGGCACCATGGGGCTGCCCCACGTCGTCGTCCGCTTCTACACCAGCCCCAACGGCCGCGACGCCCGCCGCACCACGGTCGCCGTCCTCGCCCTGGTCGGCGCCTTCTATCTGCTGCCGCCCGTCTACGGGGCGCTGGGCCGGCTGTACGCCCCCGAACTCCGGCACGGACCGGACGCGGACGCCGCCGTGCTGCTGCTGCCCACCCGGGTCATCGGCGGGCTCGGCGGCGATCTGCTCGGCGCCCTCGTCGCGGGCGGCGCGTTCGCCGCGTTCCTGTCCACCGCCTCCGGACTCACCATGGCCGTCGCCGGAGTCATCACCCAGGACGTCCTGCCCTCGCGCGGTGTACGCCACTTCCGGCTGGCGACCGTGCTCGCCATCGCCGTGCCGCTGGGCGCCTCCCTGATGGTCAGCCGGGTGCCGGTGGCCGACTCGGTGGGCATGGCCTTCGCGGTCTCCGCGTCGTCCTTCTGCCCGTTGCTGGTCCTCGGCATCTGGTGGCGGCGGCTCACCCCGCCCGGGGCGATGGCGGGACTGCTGCTGGGCGGCGGCTCGGCACTGGTCGCGGTGACCATCACGGTCAGCGGTGCCGTACGGCCGCCCGGCTGGCCGCACGCCCTGCTCGCCTGGCCCGCGGTCTGGTCCGTGCCGGTCGGCTTCCTGGCGATGGTCCTGGTGTCGCTAGCCACTCCCGGCCGGATACCCCCGGGCACCAACGCCGCCATGACCCGCTTCCATCTGCCGGAAGCCCTCAGTTCCGGGAGGGAGCGATGA
- a CDS encoding LytR/AlgR family response regulator transcription factor, whose protein sequence is MLRVLAVDDEQPALEELLYLLRADPRIRSAEGAGGATEALRRIGAAVDAGPDDPSAIDVVFLDIHMAGLTGLDVAQLLAGFAAPPLIVFVTAHEGFAVQAFDLKAVDYVLKPVRRERLAEAVRRVAEQVQDRSAPVHDIAADQIPVELGGVIRFIPVDDIAYAEAQGDYARLHTATGSHLVRIPLTTLEERWRSRGFVRIHRRHLVALGRIDELRLDAGSMSVRVGDAELAVSRRHTRSLRDLLMRQTSR, encoded by the coding sequence ATGCTGCGCGTACTCGCCGTCGACGACGAACAACCCGCCCTGGAGGAACTCCTCTACCTCCTGCGCGCCGACCCCCGCATCCGCAGCGCCGAGGGCGCGGGCGGGGCCACCGAGGCGCTGCGCCGCATCGGCGCCGCCGTCGACGCGGGCCCCGACGACCCGAGCGCCATCGACGTGGTCTTCCTCGACATCCACATGGCCGGCCTCACCGGCCTCGACGTCGCCCAGCTGCTGGCCGGATTCGCCGCGCCCCCGCTGATCGTCTTCGTCACCGCCCACGAAGGCTTCGCCGTCCAGGCCTTCGACCTCAAGGCCGTGGACTACGTCCTCAAACCCGTCCGCAGGGAACGGCTCGCCGAAGCCGTGCGCCGCGTCGCCGAACAGGTCCAGGACCGCTCCGCGCCCGTCCACGACATCGCCGCGGACCAGATCCCGGTCGAACTCGGCGGCGTCATCCGGTTCATCCCCGTGGACGACATCGCGTACGCCGAGGCGCAGGGTGACTACGCCCGGCTGCACACCGCCACCGGCAGCCATCTCGTCCGCATCCCGCTCACCACCCTGGAAGAACGCTGGCGCTCCCGCGGCTTCGTCCGCATCCACCGCCGCCATCTCGTGGCGCTCGGCCGCATCGACGAACTCCGGCTCGACGCGGGCAGCATGAGCGTCCGCGTCGGCGACGCGGAACTGGCCGTCAGCCGCCGCCACACCCGCTCCCTGCGCGATCTCCTGATGCGCCAGACCAGCCGCTGA